A window of Triplophysa dalaica isolate WHDGS20190420 chromosome 7, ASM1584641v1, whole genome shotgun sequence contains these coding sequences:
- the si:dkey-283b1.7 gene encoding brorin: protein MRPFIVSVSFALQCLFFKSASEYSSKSDLEYEFGDYRGKFCIDDQGFVYGIGEVYYPSPTACPCTCTENGPVCIRPKCPRIHPRCTRIKYKSCCPVCEAVSKVCVYAGKSYRLLEEFKLSPCERCRCEVNREVYCTISGCPALHCVNPEYEPNHCCPVCKSGPNCFAGNRVIPIGERVEIDDRMVCFCTYRDGTWQTHPHATCEERQQPDNEATDSLDTSKQMEEQEKEKERVFLPRLEAIP from the exons ATGCGACCGTTCATTGTAAGCGTCTCGTTTGCGCTCCAGTGCCTCTTTTTCAAAAGCGCATCAGAGTACTCTTCAAAATCAGATTTGGAATACGAATTCGGTGACTATCGCGGGAAGTTTTGTATCGACGATCAAGGTTTTGTGTATGGCATCGGAGAGGTTTATTACCCGAGCCCCACAGCTTGTCCGTGCACCTGCACTGAAAATGGACCGGTGTGTATCAGACCCAAGTGTCCGCGTATACACCCAAGGTGCACGCGCATCAAATACAAGTCTTGCTGTCCAGTGTGTGAAGCCGTCAGTAAAGTTTGTGTGTACGCGGGAAAAAGTTACAGACTACTGGAGGAATTCAAG CTGTCCCCCTGTGAACGCTGCCGTTGTGAAGTCAATAGAGAAGTTTACTGTACCATATCCGGCTGCCCAGCCTTGCATTGTGTGAATCCTGAATATGAACCCAACCACTGCTGTCCAGTGTGCAAGAGCG GGCCAAACTGCTTTGCTGGAAATCGTGTGATCCCAATTGGAGAACGTGTGGAGATTGATGATCGGATGGTGTGTTTCTGCACATACCGGGATGGAACGTGGCAGACTCACCCTCACGCTACCTGTGAGGAGCGCCAGCAACCAGACAATGAAGCTACTGACTCCCTTGATACATCAAAACAGATGGAGGAgcaggagaaagagaaggagagagtgTTTTTGCCCAGGCTGGAGGCTATCCCATGA
- the LOC130426074 gene encoding Ig-like V-type domain-containing protein FAM187A: MQVICFLAFFPLLLSAYEAPEDKEDIFASKACPAFLIFESSAFLADTTIELPCHCKPEEVLSVVWYYQKQIGSVNTKVLTDFEGTTVVESSKVGRGSDLRSRFTIRLFSLLIFRVQKDDSGHYICGTSSGEFFYGYSVDVQEVHRVLFPWNLQQTTPAQISEPSAMRNKPFHVFTSYRPWSKCDRCDIQGEQVRVGLCYVKTNYLHVRYHSESDPVAPCGSRAIPQQFGLSGSAYGAEVHVRSCHAPCPPKPKTSQERQALLKFLDYGDQASGVPIHFHNHPVDLNLILTCPGAKPQYAVAWDKGSTPLYRSQYIQGLNKTTRVFIDPGHHLHIRPVRLEDKGSYFCWLQGKLSAEIRLGVNLHLARSRQISDPESVYALQVIFVCYIVITVLFLLTVFVRFVWQLSKEQKIAAIK, translated from the coding sequence ATGCaggttatttgttttttggcatTCTTCCCTTTGTTACTGTCTGCCTATGAGGCCCCTGAAGACAAGGAAGACATATTTGCCAGCAAGGCCTGTCCTGCGTTCCTCATCTTTGAAAGTAGTGCCTTCCTAGCTGACACGACAATTGAACTGCCATGTCACTGTAAGCCAGAGGAGGTTCTTTCGGTTGTATGGTACTACCAAAAACAAATTGGCTCTGTGAACACTAAGGTCCTCACCGACTTTGAAGGTACAACAGTGGTGGAATCATCCAAAGTTGGCAGAGGTTCCGATCTGCGCAGTCGCTTTACCATCCGTCTGTTTAGCCTGCTCATCTTCAGGGTTCAGAAAGATGACTCAGGTCACTATATCTGTGGCACATCCTCAGGGGAATTCTTCTACGGCTACAGTGTTGATGTGCAGGAGGTCCATCGAGTTCTCTTTCCCTGGAACCTACAGCAGACAACACCGGCACAGATTTCAGAACCCAGCGCCATGAGAAACAAGCCGTTCCATGTGTTCACCAGCTACAGGCCTTGGTCTAAATGTGACCGCTGCGACATCCAGGGGGAGCAGGTCCGTGTGGGTCTTTGTTACGTTAAAACCAACTACCTACATGTGCGTTACCATAGTGAATCAGATCCAGTGGCTCCCTGTGGTTCCAGAGCCATTCCCCAACAGTTTGGACTCTCAGGAAGTGCATATGGAGCGGAGGTACATGTAAGATCCTGTCATGCTCCATGTCCTCCAAAACCAAAAACGTCCCAGGAGAGACAAGCTCTGCTGAAATTCCTGGATTATGGTGATCAAGCTTCTGGTGTCCCTATTCACTTCCACAACCACCCAGTAGACTTGAATCTGATCTTGACCTGTCCTGGTGCTAAACCACAGTATGCCGTTGCCTGGGATAAAGGTTCAACCCCACTTTACCGCTCTCAGTATATTCAGGGACTTAATAAGACCACTCGTGTCTTCATTGACCCCGGTCACCATCTTCACATCAGACCGGTGCGACTGGAAGATAAAGGATCTTATTTTTGCTGGCTCCAAGGAAAGCTGTCTGCAGAGATCAGACTGGGAGTAAATCTGCATTTGGCCCGCTCGCGCCAAATATCTGATCCAGAGTCTGTATACGCCTTACaagttatatttgtttgttacaTTGTTATTACTGTTCTGTTTCTTCTTACTGTGTTTGTGAGATTTGTTTGGCAGTTAAGCAAGGAACAAAAGATTGCAGCAATAAAATGA
- the rpl23 gene encoding 60S ribosomal protein L23 has product MSKRGRGGSSGAKFRISLGLPVGAVINCADNTGAKNLYIISVKGIKGRLNRLPAAGVGDMVMATVKKGKPELRKKVHPAVVIRQRKSYRRKDGVFLYFEDNAGVIVNTKGEMKGSAITGPVAKECADLWPRIASNAGSIA; this is encoded by the exons ATGTCTAAGAGAG GACGTGGTGGGTCATCAGGAGCCAAGTTCCGCATCTCACTGGGTCTCCCAGTGGGAGCGGTTATCAACTGTGCTGACAACACAG GTGCCAAGAACCTGTACATCATTTCCGTCAAAGGCATCAAGGGTCGTCTGAACAGGCTGCCTGCCGCTGGTGTGGGTGACATGGTAATGGCCACAGTGAAGAAAGGCAAACCAGAGCTCAGGAAAAAGG TGCATCCTGCGGTGGTGATACGACAGCGGAAGTCGTATCGACGAAAAGATGGTGTGTTCTTATACTTTGAAGACAATGCTGGGGTCATAGTGAATACCAAAGGAGAAATGAAAG GTTCAGCTATCACAGGACCTGTAGCCAAGGAATGTGCAGACCTGTGGCCCAGGATTGCCTCCAATGCTGGAAGCATTGCCTGA
- the sgsm3 gene encoding small G protein signaling modulator 3 isoform X2, translating into MPKKNCSNSTIMSSSYTPGPGGPFSALTPSMWPQEILAKYYQKDPSMESEMQYDDFGFRIDSEDGGETRKWLRGEGSPQREDPQQRLRWQAHLEFTHNHTVGDLTWDKISPTLPRSDRLRTLVLGGIPHSMRPQLWMRLSGALQKKRTSEISYREIVKNSSNDDTTAAKQIEKDLLRTMPTNACFNTLSSVGVPKLRRVLKGLAWLYPDIGYCQGTGMVVSCLLLFLEEEDALWMMCALIEDLLPPSYFSSTLLGVQTDQRVLRQLIVQYLPRLDKLLQEHDIELSLITLHWFLTAFASVVDIRILLRIWDLLFYEASIVLFQVTLGMLKVKEDELVSSENSASIFNTLSDLPSQLEDGAAVLGEAVRLAGSLSQESLDAHRHKHQAYILAEQAQLNTNNSHSLNTNLNKVVRRQSLRRKSTLSSLLFGEDEVEALKAKNIKQTELVAVLREAIGHTAEHFHCLDPRNSSTDLTPDYSMESHQRDHENFLVVSRNRRRRAKALLDFERHDDDELGFRKNDIITIISQKDEHCWVGELNGLRGWFPAKFVEVLDERSKEYSLAGDDTVTEAVNDLVRGTLCPALKAIFQHGLKKPSILGGPCHPWLFIEEAASREVERDFNSVYSRLVLCKTYRLDEDGKVLTPEELLYRAVQSVNMSHDAVHVQMDVKFRSLLCVGLNEQVLHLWLEVLCSCMSAVEKWYHPWSFLRSPGWVQIKCELRVLSKFAFSLSQDCELPTKKEKSSILKSEVVDVLVQHHLFSWDL; encoded by the exons ATGCCAAAGAAAAATTGTTCAAACTCTACAATCATGTCAA GTAGTTATACTCCAGGCCCTGGGGGCCCTTTTTCGGCGCTCACTCCAAGCATGTGGCCTCAGGAGATCTTGGCGAAGTATTATCAG AAAGACCCCAGTATGGAATCAGAAATGCAGTACGATGATTTTGGGTTCCGGATTGATAGTGAAG ATGGGGGTGAGACACGAAAATGGTTGCGTGGTGAAGGATCCCCCCAGAGAGAAGACCCTCAGCAAAGACTTCGCTGGCAGGCCCACCTGGAGTTCACACACAACCACACTGTAGGAGACCTGACGTGGGACAAGATCTCTCCTACCTTGCCCCGGTCAGACCGTCTTCGGACTCTCGTGCTGGGGGGGATACCGCACAGCATGAGACCACAG TTGTGGATGCGTTTGTCTGGGGccctgcagaaaaaaagaacgTCTGAAATTTCCTACAGAGAAATTGTTAAAAACAGCTCGAATGATGACACCACAGCAGCCAAACAG ATAGAGAAAGATCTCTTGCGGACGATGCCCACTAATGCATGCTTCAACACTTTGTCTAGTGTGGGGGTGCCAAAGCTCAGGCGGGTCCTGAAAGGGCTGGCGTGGCTTTATCCAGATATTGGCTACTGCCAGGGCACAGGCATG GTGGTCTCGTGTCTGCTGCTGTTCCTAGAGGAGGAGGATGCTCTGTGGATGATGTGCGCTTTGATAGAAGACCTGCTGCCTCCTTCGTACTTCTCCTCAACTCTACTGGGTGTGCAGACCGACCAGCGGGTGCTCAGACAGCTCATAGTTCAGTATCTGCCTCGCCTGGACAAGCTGCTGCAGGAGCACGACATCG AACTGTCTTTAATCACGCTGCACTGGTTCCTCACTGCGTTCGCAAGTGTGGTGGACATCCGTATCCTGCTGCGAATCTGGGACCTGCTCTTCTATGAGGCCTCTATAGTGCTGTTTCAGGTTACACTGGGAATGCTGAAGGTCAAG GAAGACGAGCTCGTGTCCTCTGAGAACTCGGCGTCCATCTTTAACACGCTATCAGATCTGCCCAGTCAGTTAGAGGATGGGGCTGCAGTGCTGGGAGAAGCCGTGCGTCTGGCAGGGTCTCTGTCTCAGGAAAGCCTGGATGCACACAGACATAAACATCAAGCTTATATTCTGGCAGAGCAGGCCCAGCTCAACACCAACAACTCCCATTCCCTCAACACAAACCTCAACAAG GTGGTCCGCAGACAGAGCCTGCGCAGGAAGTCCACCCTGAGCTCGCTTCTGTTCGGGGAGGATGAAGTTGAGGCACTGAAGGCCAAAAACATTAAGCAGACAGAGCTGGTGGCAGTGCTGAGGGAAGCTATCGGCCACACAGCTGAACATTTTCACTGCCTGGACCCACGCAACAGCAGCACT GATTTGACACCTGACTACTCTATGGAGAGTCATCAAAGGGATCACGAGAACTTCCTGGTTGTGTCTCGGAATCGACGGAGACGAGCCAAAGCCTTATTGGACTTTGAACggcatgatgatgatgaactgGGGTTCCGGaagaatgacatcatcact ATCATCTCACAGAAAGATGAGCACTGCTGGGTGGGAGAGCTGAACGGTCTGAGAG GTTGGTTTCCTGCTAAATTTGTGGAAGTCCTGGATGAAAGAAGTAAAGAG TATTCACTGGCAGGAGATGACACCGTAACCGAGGCAGTGAATGACTTGGTTCGGGGGACATTGTGTCCTGCACTCAAGGCTATTTTTCAGCACGGATTGAAGAAGCCCTCCATATTGGGTGGACCATGTCATCCTTGGCTCTTCATTGAAGAG GCGGCCAGCAGAGAAGTGGAGAGGGACTTTAACTCGGTATACTCCAGACTGGTGCTGTGTAAGACCTACAG GTTAGATGAAGATGGAAAGGTGCTCACACCTGAAGAGCTGCTTTATAGA GCAGTGCAGTCTGTCAACATGAGCCATGATGCTGTACATGTTCAAATGGATGTCAAATTCCGCTCTCTCCTTTGTGTGGGATTAAA TGAGCAGGTGCTCCACCTGTGGTTGGAGGTACTATGTTCCTGCATGAGTGCCGTGGAGAAATGGTACCATCCCTGGTCTTTCCTGCGCAGTCCTGGCTGGGTCCAGATAAAGTGTGAACTCAG AGTTCTCTCAAAGTTTGCCTTCAGTCTCTCCCAAGATTGTGAGCTGCCTACCAAAAAAGAG AAGTCATCCATTCTGAAATCTGAAGTGGTGGATGTCTTGGTCCAACATCACCTCTTTAGTTGGGACCTCTAG
- the gtpbp1 gene encoding LOW QUALITY PROTEIN: GTP-binding protein 1 (The sequence of the model RefSeq protein was modified relative to this genomic sequence to represent the inferred CDS: inserted 1 base in 1 codon): MFSSREMASLTTAEPGFNPGIMGLESVVPASMFAPARCCSDDDGAECFEDGDMFNGEIADLGIDFSSKFALVSPNGEQYDLLLRQLRERMDEGCGETIYVVGVGSDGGDYGLNESDMQASVATIKSMSEQIEADLILLRERAEAGGQVRDYLIRRRVGEADFLEVRVAVVGNVDAGKSTLLGVLTHGELDNGRGFARQKLFRHKHEMESGRTSSVGNDILGFDQEGQVVNKPDSHGGSLDWTKICEKSSKVITFIDLAGHEKYLKTTVFGMTGHLPDFCMLMIGSNAGIVGMTKEHLGLALALNVPVFVVVTKIDMCPANILQETLKLLQKILKSPGCRKIPVLVQNKDDVIVTASNFSSERICPIFQISNVTGENMDLLKMFLNLLSSRSSFKDHEPAEFQIDDTYSVPGVGTVVSGTTXRGLIRLNDTLLLGPDPLGAFLPITVKSIHRKRMPVKEVRGGQTASFALKKIKRSSIRKGMVMVSPRLNPQAYWEFEAEILVLHHPTTISPRYQAMVHCGSIRQTATILSMTSDCLRTGDKATVHFRFIKTPEYLHIDQRLVFREGRTKAVGTITKLLLSTNNQPSNSKPPQIKMQSTKKAPARREDGVPQTNEEMATAISPATQNTAPQQTEMEEDPQNKDNKPKSGGRRRGGQRHKGKPQSNTTVTLAGAVGGC, encoded by the exons ATGTTTTCTTCTCGGGAGATGGCATCGTTAACAACCGCGGAGCCAGGTTTTAATCCTGGGATTATGGGACTGGAATCGGTAGTCCCAGCTAGCATGTTTGCTCCAGCCCGCTGCTGCAGCGATGATGACGGGGCAGAGTGCTTTGAGGACGGGGACATGTTCAACGGCGAGATCGCGGATCTCGGCATAGACTTCTCTAGTAAG TTTGCTTTGGTCAGCCCCAATGGGGAGCAGTATGACTTGTTACTACGGCAACTCCGTGAGAGGATGGATGAGGGCTGTGGGGAGACCATCTATGTTGTTGGGGTGGGTTCAG ATGGAGGTGATTATGGTTTAAATGAGAGTGATATGCAGGCCTCTGTGGCCACTATAAAATCCATGAGTGAGCAGATAGAGGCAGATCTCATCCTGCTGAGGGAGCGTGCTGAGGCTGGAGGACAGGTTAGAGATTACCTGATTCGCCGCCGGGTGGGAGAGGCAGACTTCCTGGAGGTTAG GGTGGCTGTAGTAGGGAATGTAGATGCTGGCAAGAGTACATTACTTGGCGTGCTGACTCATGGAGAGCTGGATAATGGTCGTGGATTTGCACGACAGAAGCTGTTCAGACACAAGCATGAAATGGAAAGCGGTCGTACCAGCAGCGTGGGCAATGACATCCTGGGTTTTGATCAGGAGGGTCAAGTTGTCAACAAACCCGACAGTCATGGCGGAAGCCTGGACTGGACTAAGATCTGCGAGAAATCTTCTAAAGTCATCACCTTTATTGACCTCGCTGGCCACGAGAAGTACCTCAAAACGACTGTGTTTGGAATGACTGGTCATCTGCCGGACTTTTGCATGCTGATG ATTGGAAGCAATGCAGGAATTGTTGGTATGACCAAAGAGCACCTTGGCTTGGCGTTAGCCCTCAATGTTCCCGTCTTTGTGGTGGTCACAAAGATTGACATGTGTCCTGCTAATATTCTTCAAG AGACATTGAAGCTCCTGCAGAAGATCTTAAAGTCTCCGGGCTGCAGAAAAATCCCTGTGCTAGTCCAGAACAAAGATGATGTCATTGTCACGGCATCTAACTTCAGTTCTGAGAG AATATGTCCGATCTTCCAGATCTCAAACGTTACAGGAGAGAACATGGACCTACTCAAGATGTTCCTGAATCTGCTTTCCTCCAGAAGCTCATTCAAAGACCACGAGCCTGCTGAGTTCCAGATAGATGATACCTATTCAGTACCA GGTGTAGGGACAGTAGTGTCTGGGACAA CTCGTGGGCTGATTCGGCTGAATGACACCTTGCTTCTGGGACCGGACCCCTTGGGTGCTTTCCTCCCCATTACTGTCAAATCCATTCATCGCAAGAGGATGCCTGTGAAAGAGGTTCGCGGTGGACAGACGGCTTCTTTTGCTCTAAAAAAg ATTAAGCGTTCATCAATAAGGAAGGGCATGGTCATGGTGTCCCCGAGGTTAAACCCACAGGCATATTGGGAGTTTGAAGCCGAGATACTAGTTTTACATCACCCGACAACTATCTCCCCTAGATATCAAGCCATGG TGCATTGCGGCAGCATCAGGCAGACAGCAACTATCTTGTCTATGACCAGCGATTGCTTGCGCACAGGAGACAAAGCTACGGTACACTTCCGCTTCATCAAAACTCCAGAGTACCTGCACATAGACCAGAGGCTGGTCTTCAGAGAGGGTAGAACGAAGGCTGTAGGCACCATCACCAAG TTGCTACTGTCAACAAATAATCAGCCGTCAAACTCCAAACCTCCGCAAATCAAGATGCAGTCCACAAAGAAGGCTCCAGCTAGGAGAGAGGATGGAGTTCCGCAAACCAATGAGGAGATGGCAACGGCGATATCTCCAGCCACCCAGAACACCGCACCACAACAG ACAGAGATGGAGGAAGACCCTCAAAACAAAGATAACAAG CCAAAGTCTGGAGGCAGAAGACGAGGAGGTCAGAGACATAAAGGGAAACCTCAAAGCAACACCACAGTAACCCTCGCTGGTGCCGTCGGAGGCTGCTAA
- the ccdc103 gene encoding coiled-coil domain-containing protein 103, translating to TCVSFSSALEKELQAALEADRKYQRENDAKFRALHQNVASYEEFRDIVLASHLKPLDKKDISGAPRKQPWNTIAAGSKHKSTSLEVIQAQFSEIQPRSTSEFSREWRRFGGSSHEKYNLLVSLGGKALQEIFSTEVCFGLLGDFLLILSQDVKSGDEVKVTGVLDGLSKTGRFSLNLSLLSQAEQKACKELFNRLCAAVGECQSYKDYSSDQSQPSGVCEGSHVKADETDLAVQLKGLMEKYGIQNEFM from the exons ACTTGCGTTTCGTTTTCAAG TGCTCTTGAAAAAGAGTTACAAGCGGCACTCGAAGCGGATAGGAAATACCAGAGAGAAAATGATGCTAAGTTTCGTGCACTGCATCAAAACGTAGCAAGCTACGAGGAGTTCAG AGACATAGTACTTGCTTCTCACCTAAAGCCCCTCGATAAAAAGGACATCTCTGGTGCACCTCGAAAACAGCCGTGGAATACAATTGCTGCTGGATCAAAGCATAAAAGCACCTCACTTGAGGTAATCCAG GCTCAGTTTTCTGAGATACAACCAAGAAGTACATCAGAATTCAGCCGTGAGTGGCGCAGATTTGGAGGAAGCTCACATGAAAAGTATAACCTCCTTGTCAGTCTGGGAGGCAAGGCATTGCAGGAAATCTTTAGCACTGAGGTTTGCTTTGGTCTTCTAggcgatttccttctcattctgTCACAGGATGTTAAGTCAGGGGATGAGGTTAAAGTTACTGGAGTTTTGGACGGGCTCTCGAAGACTGGCCGTTTTAGCCTCAACCTGTCTCTGCTAAGTCAGGCTGAGCAGAAAGCCTGCAAGGAGCTTTTCAATAGACTTTGTGCTGCTGTTGGAGAATGTCAGTCTTATAAAGATTATTCCTCAGACCAGAGTCAACCATCAGGGGTTTGTGAGGGCAGTCATGTGAAAGCTGATGAAACGGACTTAGCAGTACAACTTAAGGGGTTAATGGAGAAATATGGCATCCAAAATGAATTCATGTAA
- the sgsm3 gene encoding small G protein signaling modulator 3 isoform X1 has protein sequence MPKKNCSNSTIMSSSYTPGPGGPFSALTPSMWPQEILAKYYQKDPSMESEMQYDDFGFRIDSEDGGETRKWLRGEGSPQREDPQQRLRWQAHLEFTHNHTVGDLTWDKISPTLPRSDRLRTLVLGGIPHSMRPQLWMRLSGALQKKRTSEISYREIVKNSSNDDTTAAKQIEKDLLRTMPTNACFNTLSSVGVPKLRRVLKGLAWLYPDIGYCQGTGMVVSCLLLFLEEEDALWMMCALIEDLLPPSYFSSTLLGVQTDQRVLRQLIVQYLPRLDKLLQEHDIELSLITLHWFLTAFASVVDIRILLRIWDLLFYEASIVLFQVTLGMLKVKEDELVSSENSASIFNTLSDLPSQLEDGAAVLGEAVRLAGSLSQESLDAHRHKHQAYILAEQAQLNTNNSHSLNTNLNKVVRRQSLRRKSTLSSLLFGEDEVEALKAKNIKQTELVAVLREAIGHTAEHFHCLDPRNSSTDLTPDYSMESHQRDHENFLVVSRNRRRRAKALLDFERHDDDELGFRKNDIITIISQKDEHCWVGELNGLRGWFPAKFVEVLDERSKEYSLAGDDTVTEAVNDLVRGTLCPALKAIFQHGLKKPSILGGPCHPWLFIEEAASREVERDFNSVYSRLVLCKTYRLDEDGKVLTPEELLYRAVQSVNMSHDAVHVQMDVKFRSLLCVGLNEQVLHLWLEVLCSCMSAVEKWYHPWSFLRSPGWVQIKCELRVLSKFAFSLSQDCELPTKKEENEQKPLKEGVQDMLVKHHLFSWDIDG, from the exons ATGCCAAAGAAAAATTGTTCAAACTCTACAATCATGTCAA GTAGTTATACTCCAGGCCCTGGGGGCCCTTTTTCGGCGCTCACTCCAAGCATGTGGCCTCAGGAGATCTTGGCGAAGTATTATCAG AAAGACCCCAGTATGGAATCAGAAATGCAGTACGATGATTTTGGGTTCCGGATTGATAGTGAAG ATGGGGGTGAGACACGAAAATGGTTGCGTGGTGAAGGATCCCCCCAGAGAGAAGACCCTCAGCAAAGACTTCGCTGGCAGGCCCACCTGGAGTTCACACACAACCACACTGTAGGAGACCTGACGTGGGACAAGATCTCTCCTACCTTGCCCCGGTCAGACCGTCTTCGGACTCTCGTGCTGGGGGGGATACCGCACAGCATGAGACCACAG TTGTGGATGCGTTTGTCTGGGGccctgcagaaaaaaagaacgTCTGAAATTTCCTACAGAGAAATTGTTAAAAACAGCTCGAATGATGACACCACAGCAGCCAAACAG ATAGAGAAAGATCTCTTGCGGACGATGCCCACTAATGCATGCTTCAACACTTTGTCTAGTGTGGGGGTGCCAAAGCTCAGGCGGGTCCTGAAAGGGCTGGCGTGGCTTTATCCAGATATTGGCTACTGCCAGGGCACAGGCATG GTGGTCTCGTGTCTGCTGCTGTTCCTAGAGGAGGAGGATGCTCTGTGGATGATGTGCGCTTTGATAGAAGACCTGCTGCCTCCTTCGTACTTCTCCTCAACTCTACTGGGTGTGCAGACCGACCAGCGGGTGCTCAGACAGCTCATAGTTCAGTATCTGCCTCGCCTGGACAAGCTGCTGCAGGAGCACGACATCG AACTGTCTTTAATCACGCTGCACTGGTTCCTCACTGCGTTCGCAAGTGTGGTGGACATCCGTATCCTGCTGCGAATCTGGGACCTGCTCTTCTATGAGGCCTCTATAGTGCTGTTTCAGGTTACACTGGGAATGCTGAAGGTCAAG GAAGACGAGCTCGTGTCCTCTGAGAACTCGGCGTCCATCTTTAACACGCTATCAGATCTGCCCAGTCAGTTAGAGGATGGGGCTGCAGTGCTGGGAGAAGCCGTGCGTCTGGCAGGGTCTCTGTCTCAGGAAAGCCTGGATGCACACAGACATAAACATCAAGCTTATATTCTGGCAGAGCAGGCCCAGCTCAACACCAACAACTCCCATTCCCTCAACACAAACCTCAACAAG GTGGTCCGCAGACAGAGCCTGCGCAGGAAGTCCACCCTGAGCTCGCTTCTGTTCGGGGAGGATGAAGTTGAGGCACTGAAGGCCAAAAACATTAAGCAGACAGAGCTGGTGGCAGTGCTGAGGGAAGCTATCGGCCACACAGCTGAACATTTTCACTGCCTGGACCCACGCAACAGCAGCACT GATTTGACACCTGACTACTCTATGGAGAGTCATCAAAGGGATCACGAGAACTTCCTGGTTGTGTCTCGGAATCGACGGAGACGAGCCAAAGCCTTATTGGACTTTGAACggcatgatgatgatgaactgGGGTTCCGGaagaatgacatcatcact ATCATCTCACAGAAAGATGAGCACTGCTGGGTGGGAGAGCTGAACGGTCTGAGAG GTTGGTTTCCTGCTAAATTTGTGGAAGTCCTGGATGAAAGAAGTAAAGAG TATTCACTGGCAGGAGATGACACCGTAACCGAGGCAGTGAATGACTTGGTTCGGGGGACATTGTGTCCTGCACTCAAGGCTATTTTTCAGCACGGATTGAAGAAGCCCTCCATATTGGGTGGACCATGTCATCCTTGGCTCTTCATTGAAGAG GCGGCCAGCAGAGAAGTGGAGAGGGACTTTAACTCGGTATACTCCAGACTGGTGCTGTGTAAGACCTACAG GTTAGATGAAGATGGAAAGGTGCTCACACCTGAAGAGCTGCTTTATAGA GCAGTGCAGTCTGTCAACATGAGCCATGATGCTGTACATGTTCAAATGGATGTCAAATTCCGCTCTCTCCTTTGTGTGGGATTAAA TGAGCAGGTGCTCCACCTGTGGTTGGAGGTACTATGTTCCTGCATGAGTGCCGTGGAGAAATGGTACCATCCCTGGTCTTTCCTGCGCAGTCCTGGCTGGGTCCAGATAAAGTGTGAACTCAG AGTTCTCTCAAAGTTTGCCTTCAGTCTCTCCCAAGATTGTGAGCTGCCTACCAAAAAAGAG GAAAACGAGCAAAAACCTCTTAAGGAGGGTGTTCAGGACATGCTGGTGAAGCATCACCTCTTCAGCTGGGATATAGATGGCTAG